From Desulfurispira natronophila:
TGCCAGCACTATGGCTTGTTTCAGTGGGAACCTTGGCTGGATTGCAGTGGCATAAACGCGGTTGTCCCTATGCTTGTCGGTGTGCTGGCCGTGAAAGGCTACCTCAATAGTTCCTCATAGGGTAAATGGCGACACAGATTTTGTAGAGGTATTGCGACACCACGCCTCTTTACAAACCCGAACTACGAGAGATGTACTTATGCAAGCCAATACCATTCTTGTAATTTATCTGGTGGTCGCTGTGGGCTGGATGCTCTTTGGCTTTGTGCGGCTGGCTTATTTGCGAGAGTTTCGCCGTTTTATTCGCTGGGCCATTATTGTTTCTTTGTGCCTGTTGTGGTTTCACTACTTTCCTGTAGTGGGCGAAATGCTTCAGGAGGAGTACCGCTCCCGTATCATGATACCGGTTAGTGTACTGGTGCTTATTCTCTTTTCCAGTAGTGGGCCCTTTATGACCCACCGGGGACGCAAAAAGTAGGTTACTGGCATCGGCGTCACATTCACCGCGTGTGGTTATCAGGCATCTGCTAGCCATTGGCGGAGCACTGGCGTTCATGCTGAGGGAGGTCCGCTGTGCAGCCAAGAGAATAACGGCGCTTACTGCAGCTCCCAATTCAGTTCATACTCGTATTCGCTGGCGTGCTGGGCTAGCAGGCGCTCCAGGTTTTGGGCCAGCTCACGGCCCTGGGCCTCACTGTGGACAGCAGCTACGGCAAAGAGCTCGCCTTCCATAGCGTATTCGCCTGAAACATCGATTACCGATATGTTTCGGGTACGAATGCGCCGAGAGAGGGAGTGCAGCACTTTGCGTCTTCCTTTGAGACCTCCAGGGTGCAGCATGCGCAGGCGAATGGAAGCAGCGGCAATGATCATTGGGGGTATCCTTGGGGTGGTTGAAGTGCTTGTGTCTGGTGTTTATGTTGAAAAAGGGAACATGGCTCTAGCCATAGCCGTTTATGTTCGGCTATAGGTAAAAAAGGAGCAAGTGCGGTGCTGTTTGTGTTTTCACCAGTAGAAGTGAAGGAGCTTGATTATGCCACTTCCCGCCATGCCAACGTCCCTTCGCTCTCTGCGCCGCCGCATAGGCAGTGCCATTAGTTTTTTTGATGCCGAGCTAAGTTACTACGCTGCCAGTCTGAGTTTCTACACGATATTTGCCTTTATTCCTCTGTTGCTTGTCGCCCTTTCCATCACTACCCGGTTTCCTGGTTTTGAAGAACACTTCAGCGATCTGCGAGACTTTATTCTTTCCCAGCTTTTGCCTGCCAATGTGGATGTGGCAGGGCAGTTTCTCAGTACATTTCTCGATGATATATCCCGTTTAGGTATGGTGGGCGCCATCTATATAGCAATTACTTCGGTGCTCTTTTTTAAGAACTATCAGCACATAGCCAGTCGCATCTTCCGCACGGTCCCACGGGATTTCTGGTCTTCGGTAACAACCTATTGGACGCTCATGACGCTGATGCCTCTGGGGCTGGCTGCTTCGCTGTACTTTACCACCAGGGCCCAAATTGCTTTGCAAGCCTATGGGCTTGATATTGGGCTGCTGATTCCCTACCTGATTATCTGGGCTACGTTCTTTGTGATTTTTGTCATTTCTGCCAACAAGCCGTTGCAGACCCGCAATGCTCTGGTGACCTCTTTTTTAACGGCCGTGGCCTGGAATGTCACCAAGGAGCTTTTTGTGGCTTATGCGGTGATTGGCAAGGCATATACTACTATCTACGGTTCATTTAGCATTGTGTTGTTGTTTTTTCTGTGGATCTACATTTCCTGGATTATCCTGCTCTATGGCATGCGCCTGTGTGAAGGCTTTCACACCGTTTTTGACATTCATGAGCAGTGATGGCTGACGGCAACACAGGCTGCTTTATTATATGAGTGCCAACATTGAGGCAGAGTCGTCCGGTGGGGCTTCAGCGGGCCACAAGTTCCAGGGTTCGGATACTGTCCTCTATGCTGGCCAGGTTGGGTGATACCTTGTCATGGAGGCAGTAGTCGCAGAAGTCCTCCAGCTCATGACGCAGGGGTTCACCCTTGAAGACGATACAGTCTCGAACCAGGTAGGAGTGGTTGGTGCGGTAGGAGGAGAACTCTTTGAGCTGCTGGTTGATAAGATCTGCTTCAAAGTACCCTTCTGCCGTAGCAACTTCGATTTTGCGTTTTTTGTAGGGGGTCAGCCAGTTGGTGATAATACTGGCAATGGTGTCGCCTTCCAGCTCAAAGGAGAGGATGGCATTATCCTCGTGGTGGTCGTGGATTTTCTGGGAGGAAAAGATGTGCCGTGAAATAACCTCCCGTTGGGTGATGTAGCGTATCAGGTCCACGTCGTGTACCGCCAGGTCGGTGAGAATCCCGACGTCAGCTATGCGTGGCGGGAAAGGACCTACGCGGGTAATGGCAACACTGTAAATCTCTTTGCCATCAAGCTCTTTTTTAAGCGACTTAACCACGGGGTTTGATCGTTCTACGTGTCCCACCACTGTCTTGATGCCGGCGGGGACGGCCGATGCCAGTGAGCGGGCCTCTTCCACCGTAGAAGCTACTGGCTTTTCTATAAAGAGGTGAATGCCCCGCTCCATACACTTCAGAGCTATATCCCGGTGCAAAAAGGTGGGAACGGCTATGATAGCTGCATCCATGGTGACTTCGTCCAGGAAGGTGTCTACCTGGCGGTAGACTTTGTGCCCCTCGTAGGCGTCCATGGCATTGTCGCAAAGGCCCACAACCTCGGCTGAGGGAATAAGTCCCAGTACCCGCAGGTGATTTTTCCCCATAACGCCGAGTCCAATGACTCCCAGGCGAAGTTTTTTGCTACTGTTTTGCATAGTTTTCCACCGCTTCAATGATAATGGTTTGCTCGTCGTCAGTCAAAAAGGCGCTAAAAGGCAGGCTTATAATTTCTGTGGCCACAGCTTCGCTGACGGGGAAGTCGCCGCTGCGGTACCCCAGATAGGCGTAAGCTTCCTGCAGGTGCAGGGGGATGGGGTAGTGGATGGCAACGGGAATACCCTGTTGGGTGAGGTAATCTGCCAGTTGCTGGCGCTGGGGGCATCGCAGGGAGTACTGGGCGCAAACGGTGGTGCGATCGTCTCTCACCACGGGTACCGTGATGCACGGCAGTGGGGTAAAGGCTTGATTGTAGCGCAGGCGCAGTTTCTCGCGGCGGGCAATTTCCTGGTCAAAGTGGCGGAGTTTTACCGAGAGCACTGCTGCTTGCAGGGCGTCAAGGCGACTGTTGATGCCGATATGCTGATAGCAGTAGCGTTCCCCTTGTCCGTGGTTGCGCAAAGAGACGATGGTTTCCTTGATGGTTGGGTCTGTGGTAAAGACAGCTCCGCCATCTCCGAAACAACCCAGGGGCTTGGAAGGAAAGAAGCTGGTTACGCCAATGGTGCTGAGATTGCCGCTTTTGCGCCCCTTGTAGGTGGCCCCAAAACTTTGGGCGGCGTCCTCAATGACGACCAACTGGTGGCGCTCGGCTATGGTATTGATTTCATCCATGTCAGCGGGCTGGCCGTAGAGGCTTACCGGTAGCAGTGCCTTGGTGCGCGGGGTGATGGCGTCTTCAATAGCAGCGGGATTTATGTTGTAGGTTTCCGGGTCTATATCAACGAATACCGGCCTTGCACCGATAAGGGCAATGGTTTCTGCCGTAGCCACAAAGGTGAATGGTGTAGTGATGACTTCATCGCCTGGCCCTATACCGCTGGCCATCAAGGCCAGTTGAATGGCGTCGGTGCCGCTGGCACAGCCAATAGCGTAAGGGCTGCCGGTATAGTCAGCCAGCTCCCTTTCAATTTTTTCCAGCCAGGGACCAAATACAAATTGGCCCGAGCGGGTAACTTCGGCGATGCTGGCGTCAATTTCTGATTGATACGCTTGATACTGGGCTTTGACGTTTATGAAATCTATTTGCATATCTCTCCTTTGGGAGCAAGTTGCGCCCCGCTTTGTTACTGGCTGCATTAGCCTGAAATATGATGCCGAAAAAGTCAAGTGTTCGTAAACCAGTGCATATGGTTTCGCTTCATGTTGACCCATGGTAAACGGTTTCATTGCAACAAGTGGCTAAATTATATATAACTTGAGTGAAATGTCTACCGTAACCGTGTAGAGCTTTTCGCAAAGCTGAGCGAGGTTACGAATAATAGCAGTATTTGTTCAGGGCAACGAAAGGCGTATTCTCGGCATGTGCGCAAGGGCGCAGGTTGCGAGTCTGGATGGAAAGGGCCAGGCTGTT
This genomic window contains:
- a CDS encoding DUF503 family protein; this encodes MIIAAASIRLRMLHPGGLKGRRKVLHSLSRRIRTRNISVIDVSGEYAMEGELFAVAAVHSEAQGRELAQNLERLLAQHASEYEYELNWELQ
- a CDS encoding DegT/DnrJ/EryC1/StrS family aminotransferase — translated: MQIDFINVKAQYQAYQSEIDASIAEVTRSGQFVFGPWLEKIERELADYTGSPYAIGCASGTDAIQLALMASGIGPGDEVITTPFTFVATAETIALIGARPVFVDIDPETYNINPAAIEDAITPRTKALLPVSLYGQPADMDEINTIAERHQLVVIEDAAQSFGATYKGRKSGNLSTIGVTSFFPSKPLGCFGDGGAVFTTDPTIKETIVSLRNHGQGERYCYQHIGINSRLDALQAAVLSVKLRHFDQEIARREKLRLRYNQAFTPLPCITVPVVRDDRTTVCAQYSLRCPQRQQLADYLTQQGIPVAIHYPIPLHLQEAYAYLGYRSGDFPVSEAVATEIISLPFSAFLTDDEQTIIIEAVENYAKQ
- a CDS encoding YihY family inner membrane protein → MPTSLRSLRRRIGSAISFFDAELSYYAASLSFYTIFAFIPLLLVALSITTRFPGFEEHFSDLRDFILSQLLPANVDVAGQFLSTFLDDISRLGMVGAIYIAITSVLFFKNYQHIASRIFRTVPRDFWSSVTTYWTLMTLMPLGLAASLYFTTRAQIALQAYGLDIGLLIPYLIIWATFFVIFVISANKPLQTRNALVTSFLTAVAWNVTKELFVAYAVIGKAYTTIYGSFSIVLLFFLWIYISWIILLYGMRLCEGFHTVFDIHEQ
- a CDS encoding Gfo/Idh/MocA family protein, with amino-acid sequence MQNSSKKLRLGVIGLGVMGKNHLRVLGLIPSAEVVGLCDNAMDAYEGHKVYRQVDTFLDEVTMDAAIIAVPTFLHRDIALKCMERGIHLFIEKPVASTVEEARSLASAVPAGIKTVVGHVERSNPVVKSLKKELDGKEIYSVAITRVGPFPPRIADVGILTDLAVHDVDLIRYITQREVISRHIFSSQKIHDHHEDNAILSFELEGDTIASIITNWLTPYKKRKIEVATAEGYFEADLINQQLKEFSSYRTNHSYLVRDCIVFKGEPLRHELEDFCDYCLHDKVSPNLASIEDSIRTLELVAR